The following are encoded together in the Actinoplanes sp. N902-109 genome:
- a CDS encoding non-ribosomal peptide synthetase, whose translation MRTDPAVRVPELIRARVQATPGAVALRTSHDEVTYEQLWQRAGQLSRQLGDLGVATGDIVALRLPPGPEVITAMLGVWLAGAAFLPMDTAAPAGYHDQLLHDSGAVAVIGTDGPVPLRTGTDAVAAAYVIYTSGSTGRPKGVLVGHRALAGHSIALAQLLGLRPEDTVLQFASLGFDVAQEEIWPTLSAGATVALRPVSSADPAELAGHVQALGVTILQLPTAYWRVLSAQGKGTTDPSYDRVRTVMIGGESATAQDVRMHRAGPLRHCTLVNGYGPTETVITATALVLPPRDAIPDSTGLPIGRPVGERLLHVLDPDGRPVADGTAGELWIGGPLLADGYLNDPARTAERFSGHPRRYRTGDLVVRHPHGDLEFLGRLDNQVKVRGHRIELDEVDRHLLDTPGVTAAVSVTLDDGAGGLQLGAGLSLADNTLSAAQIRERLRRRLPAYLVPGPMLVLPALPVTASGKIDRRAVARLIAADLDAAGTPDGAGQPVADQLVDLLRNLLRVPTFGLDDDFVLHGGDSLMALGVSGTMRARGWPLRPSALMTDRTPRKVAERLV comes from the coding sequence CGTGTGCAGGCCACGCCCGGCGCCGTGGCACTGCGGACGAGCCACGACGAGGTCACCTACGAGCAGCTGTGGCAGCGGGCCGGACAGCTGAGCCGCCAGCTCGGCGATCTCGGCGTGGCCACCGGGGACATCGTCGCGCTGCGACTGCCCCCCGGCCCGGAGGTGATCACGGCGATGCTGGGGGTGTGGCTGGCCGGCGCCGCCTTCCTGCCGATGGACACCGCCGCCCCGGCCGGTTACCACGACCAGCTGCTGCACGACTCCGGCGCGGTCGCCGTCATCGGCACCGACGGGCCGGTCCCGCTGCGGACCGGCACCGATGCCGTCGCGGCGGCGTACGTCATCTACACCTCCGGATCCACCGGCCGTCCCAAGGGTGTCCTGGTCGGACATCGGGCCCTGGCCGGGCACAGCATCGCGCTCGCGCAGCTGCTCGGGCTGCGGCCGGAGGACACCGTGCTGCAGTTCGCCAGCCTCGGCTTCGACGTCGCCCAGGAGGAGATCTGGCCGACGCTGAGCGCCGGGGCGACCGTGGCGCTGCGCCCGGTGAGCAGTGCCGACCCGGCCGAGCTGGCGGGTCACGTCCAGGCGCTCGGCGTGACGATCCTGCAACTGCCCACCGCCTACTGGCGCGTGCTCAGTGCGCAGGGCAAAGGCACCACCGACCCGTCGTACGACCGGGTGCGCACGGTGATGATCGGCGGTGAGAGCGCCACCGCCCAGGACGTACGGATGCACCGCGCCGGACCACTGCGGCACTGCACCCTGGTCAACGGCTACGGCCCGACGGAGACCGTCATCACCGCGACCGCCCTGGTGCTGCCGCCGCGCGACGCGATCCCGGACAGCACCGGACTGCCCATCGGGCGGCCTGTGGGGGAGCGGCTGCTGCACGTGCTCGACCCCGACGGCCGGCCCGTCGCCGACGGCACGGCCGGGGAACTGTGGATCGGCGGGCCGCTGCTCGCGGACGGCTACCTGAACGACCCGGCGCGCACGGCCGAGCGCTTCAGCGGCCACCCCCGCCGGTACCGCACCGGCGACCTCGTCGTCCGCCACCCGCACGGTGACCTGGAGTTCCTCGGGCGGCTGGACAACCAGGTCAAGGTGCGCGGCCACCGGATCGAACTGGACGAGGTCGACCGGCACCTGCTGGACACCCCGGGCGTGACCGCGGCGGTCAGCGTCACGCTCGACGACGGTGCCGGGGGGCTGCAGCTGGGCGCCGGGCTCTCGCTTGCCGACAACACCCTGTCGGCCGCTCAGATCCGCGAACGGCTGCGCCGGCGGCTGCCCGCCTATCTGGTGCCCGGGCCGATGCTGGTGCTCCCCGCGCTGCCGGTGACCGCCTCCGGCAAGATCGACCGCCGCGCGGTGGCCCGGCTGATCGCCGCCGACCTCGACGCCGCCGGCACCCCGGACGGCGCCGGTCAGCCGGTCGCCGACCAGCTCGTCGATCTGCTCCGCAACCTGCTGCGGGTGCCCACGTTCGGCCTGGACGACGACTTCGTCCTGCACGGCGGTGACTCGCTGATGGCACTGGGGGTCAGCGGCACCATGCGGGCCCGCGGCTGGCCGCTGCGCCCCTCGGCGCTGATGACCGACCGCACCCCGCGCAAGGTGGCCGAACGGCTCGTCTAG